In one window of Solanum pennellii chromosome 2, SPENNV200 DNA:
- the LOC107008778 gene encoding probable NAD(P)H dehydrogenase (quinone) FQR1-like 1, with protein MATKVYIVYYSMYGHVEKLAQEIKKGAASVEGVEAKLWQVPETLSEEVLGKMGGPAKGDAPIITPNDLAEADGFVFGFPTRFGMMAAQFKAFLDATGGLWRTQQLAGKPAGLFYSTGSQGGGQETTALTAITQLVHHGMIFVPIGYTFGAGMFEMEKIKGGSPYGAGTFAGDGSRQPTDLELEQAFHQGKHIATIAKKLKGSA; from the exons ATGGCAACCAAAGTCTACATTGT TTACTACTCCATGTATGGACATGTTGAGAAGCTAGCACAAGAGATAAAGAAAGGAGCCGCATCAGTTGAAGGCGTAGAAGCCAAACTATGGCAG GTACCAGAAACTCTTTCAGAAGAGGTTCTTGGAAAGATGGGTGGACCAGCAAAAGGCGATGCACCAATTATCACACCCAATGACCTTGCTGAAGCTGATGGCTTTGTGTTCGGATTCCCAACAAGATTTGGGATGATGGCTGCTCAGTTTAAGGCATTTCTTGATGCCACTGGTGGTCTCTGGAGAACTCAGCAGCTTGCAGGCAAGCCAGCGGGCCTTTTCTACAGTACTGGCTCTCAAGGAGGTGGCCAAGAGACTACTGC GTTGACTGCAATTACTCAGCTTGTTCACCATGGAATGATCTTTGTCCCGATTGGTTACACATTTGGTGCTGGCATGTTCGAGATGGAGAAGATTAAAGGTGGAAGTCCTTACGGTGCAGGAACTTTTGCTGGAGATGGCTCTAGACAGCCAACAGATCTTGAACTGGAGCAAGCTTTCCACCAGGGAAAACACATTGCTACCATCGCAAAGAAGCTCAAAGGCTCTGCTTGA
- the LOC107010334 gene encoding U-box domain-containing protein 8 yields MATSTQFPDDFRCPISLEIMSDPVILSSGHTFDRSSIQRWVDSGHRTCPITKLPISDPVSLIPNHALRSLISNYTLVSFPKPLSYPEPQSLIQTLIASSSSNLDSKLNSLDQLSKLSKRDLAIRRKLTESGAVSALLNCVNSDDDSGGLQEKALHLLLNLSLDDDNKVGLVAEGVVGKVVSSLRRGAGDSRAVAATVLTSLAVVEVNKATIGAYPDAIPGLISLLWGGSGRERKEAATALYTLCSFPDNRVRAVQNQAVLVLIKNANLGLERSVEVLGLLAKCKEGRYEMFKYCGLLDILIKFLKNGSSRAVQYGLLTISLLCSYSERMRVLAVREGVFEISVGLLQDDNEKVRRNANSLIQVLQGQTLSL; encoded by the coding sequence ATGGCAACTTCAACCCAGTTCCCGGACGATTTTCGGTGCCCGATTTCCCTTGAAATTATGTCCGACCCGGTTATTCTGTCGTCGGGTCACACCTTCGACCGCTCTTCAATCCAACGGTGGGTAGACTCCGGCCACCGGACTTGCCCGATTACCAAGCTACCCATTTCCGACCCGGTTTCTCTCATCCCTAATCATGCCCTTCGGAGTCTCATTTCCAATTATACCCTCGTCTCTTTCCCCAAACCACTCTCGTACCCTGAACCGCAGTCCCTTATTCAAACCCttattgcttcttcttcttctaatttgGATTCTAAGCTCAACTCGCTTGACCAACTCAGTAAGCTTTCCAAGCGTGATTTGGCGATCCGAAGGAAACTCACCGAGTCAGGCGCTGTATCTGCTCTTCTCAATTGTGTTAACTCGGATGATGACTCGGGTGGTTTGCAGGAGAAAGCGCTTCATTTGTTGTTGAATTTGAGCTTGGATGATGATAACAAAGTGGGGTTGGTGGCAGAAGGGGTTGTGGGGAAAGTGGTCTCCTCTTTACGAAGAGGTGCTGGGGACTCGAGGGCGGTGGCGGCCACGGTTTTGACGAGTTTAGCGGTGGTGGAAGTGAATAAGGCAACCATTGGGGCATACCCAGATGCAATTCCTGGGTTAATTTCGCTGCTTTGGGGTGGCAGCGGTAGAGAGAGAAAGGAAGCTGCTACTGCTCTCTACACGCTGTGCTCTTTCCCGGATAATCGGGTTCGGGCCGTGCAGAACCAGGCTGTTCTAGTACTAATTAAGAATGCTAATTTAGGCCTAGAAAGATCAGTTGAGGTATTGGGATTATTAGCAAAATGTAAAGAGGGTCGTTATGAAATGTTTAAATACTGTGGGTTATtggatattttgataaaattcttgaaaaatGGGTCTTCAAGAGCTGTGCAATATGGTCTTTTGACTATCAGCTTGCTGTGTAGTTACAGTGAAAGGATGCGTGTGTTGGCTGTAAGAGAAGGGGTGTTTGAGATTTCTGTTGGCTTATTACAAGATGATAATGAGAAAGTGAGAAGGAATGCTAATAGCTTGATTCAGGTTTTACAAGGGCAAACATTAAGTCTTTGA
- the LOC114073920 gene encoding G-type lectin S-receptor-like serine/threonine-protein kinase B120 — MNFADHFGQLPDGQKIAVIRLSTQSQQGISEFKTEILLIAKLQHRNLVRFLGCCEECLLDKFDMNNLNESRKSLLDWRRRYEIIIGIARGILYLHQDSRLRIIHCDLKASNILLDEDMNPKISDFGTDRIFSGNRMKLRLFDFGYMSPEYARAGLFSVKSDVLALAWELWNDGKAFDLVDPSIVDSCPSEEALRCILVGLLCLQINAADRPTMPTILSMLSIEATVPSPKQPYITPNSDLITTEIASYSINEVTITAPYVC, encoded by the exons ATGAACTTTGCAGATCATTTT GGTCAATTGCCAGATGGGCAGAAAATAGCTGTGATAAGGCTATCAACTCAATCACAGCAAGGAATTAGTGAATTCAAAACTGAGATCCTTCTCATTGCTAAACTTCAACACAGAAATCTTGTTAGGTTTCTTGGCTGCTGTGAAGAA TGCTTACTGGATAAATTTGATATGAACAACTTAAACGAGAGCAGGAAGTCGTTGCTTGATTGGAGAAGGCGGTATGAAATCATTATTGGAATCGCTAGAGGGATACTCTATCTTCATCAGGACTCAAGATTAAGAATAATACACTGTGATCTGAAAGCCAGCAACATTCTTTTAGATGAAGATATGAACCCCAAAATATCAGATTTTGGTACTGATAGAATATTTAGTGGAAACAGAATGAAGCTAAGACTCTTCGACTT TGGCTATATGTCACCTGAATATGCTCGAGCTGGTCTCTTCTCAGTAAAATCTGATGTCTTAGCTTTG GCCTGGGAGTTATGGAATGATGGTAAGGCTTTTGATCTGGTAGATCCATCAATAGTTGATTCTTGTCCCAGTGAGGAAGCATTACGCTGCATTCTAGTAGGACTATTGTGTTTGCAAATCAACGCAGCAGACAGACCAACCATGCCAACAATTCTGTCCATGCTAAGTATTGAAGCAACGGTTCCCTCCCCGAAGCAGCCCTACATTACTCCTAACTCAGACTTGATTACTACAGAAATAGCATCATATTCGATCAATGAGGTGACAATTACAGCACCTTATGTTTGTTAG
- the LOC107010335 gene encoding thioredoxin-like fold domain-containing protein MRL7, chloroplastic, producing the protein MVIHSALNLNFCAISSLSALKAGQQCSSCSFSNFLLPPSLKRLTCFATSKKSEEEDVSDPKNNSGSRSRKAIRSRESKVTHNKEKDSAKIFPSTIPKKPRRGRRSEAAAVEDFVRDSLEKTFASIREQNSDMMKDTENILKDRVDDDTESDESSDDEDDSSRDKKEKKMIIEEEDPNWPLDADVGWGIRASEYFDKHPIKNVIGEDGVEIDWEGEIDDCWVKEINCLEWESFAFHPSPLIILVFERYNRASDNWKALKELEKAAKVYWSAKERLPPRTVKIDINIERDLAYALKVKESPQILFLRGNRILYREKEIRTADDLVQMIAYFYYNAKKPSCIDDAALSQQS; encoded by the exons ATGGTCATCCATTCTGCATTAAATCTTAACTTTTGTGCTATTTCATCACTCTCTGCACTCAAAGCAGGGCAACAGTGTAGTTCTTGCTCTTTTTCTAACTTCCTATTGCCGCCTTCTTTGAAACGTTTGACTTGCTTTGCCACTTCAAAAAAGTCTGAAGAGGAAGATGTGTCTGATCCTAAGAATAACTCTGGTTCAAGGTCTAGAAAAGCTATAAGGTCCCGGGAAAGTAAAGTAACTCATAACAAAGAGAAAGATTCTGCCAAGATCTTCCCATCAACAATCCCTAAAAAGCCAAGGCGTGGTCGCAGGAGCGAAGCAGCTGCAGTTGAGGATTTTGTTCGTGATTCATTAGAAAAGACATTTGCCTCTATCCGGGAGCAGAACTCTGATATGATGAAAGATACCGAGAATATCCTCAAAGATAGGGTTGATGATGACACTGAGTCTGATGAAAGTAGTGATGATGAAGATGACAGCAGTAGggataagaaagaaaagaaaatgatcaTTGAGGAGGAGGATCCAAATTGGCCTCTGGATGCAGATGTTGGATGGGGAATTAGAGCATCAGAGTATTTTGACAAGCATccaataaaaaatgttataggAGAAGATGGAGTTGAGATCGATTGGGAGGGGGAGATTGATGATTGCTGGGTGAAGGAAATCAATTGTCTTGAGTGGGAGAGCTTCGCTTTTCATCCCAGTCCCCtcattatacttgtttttgagAGATACAATCG GGCTAGTGACAACTGGAAAGCTCTTAAGGAGCTGGAGAAAGCAGCCAAGGTGTATTGGAGTGCCAAAGAGCGCTTGCCTCCTCGG ACTGTGAAGATTGACATTAATATTGAGAGGGATTTAGCCTATGCACTTAAAGTCAAAGAAAGTCCCCAGATATTGTTCTTACGAGGAAACAGGATACTATACAGGGAAAAAG AAATTCGTACAGCTGATGACTTGGTTCAAATGATAGCATATTTTTACTACAATGCAAAAAAACCTTCATGCATTGATGATGCAGCTTTATCTCAACAGTCTTAG